One stretch of Candidatus Dependentiae bacterium DNA includes these proteins:
- a CDS encoding MiaB/RimO family radical SAM methylthiotransferase, with the protein MINYFFKTYGCQANVADSQGLAKFLDELGCKEVQNEEQADLAIVNTCAVRDKAEQKLFSYLGELAEHKKARAYMKIGVIGCVASYKKKEIYQRFDLVNFVYGAREEYDTLKAYLMDAVVNLETTKQMFQSAPDLNVKSGGQDRDVKKVVQFKKLLSTPRFVSLGLKKAEKKIADKPGAEKPLEVNRSYVNIMTGCNKACAYCIVPFTRGGEVSYPMAQILDRVAHDIANGAKEITLIGQNVNSYIDPETGHKFPELMRRVAAIEGQFWVRWISPHPQDMTRELFEVIAQHRDKLPGYVHFPVQSGSDRILDLMKRNYTAAQYLEQIGWIRELLPGATISTDIIVGFPGETEEDYLATRELMEKVKYDLVYSFIYSPRKYTRAANMEDTSTYQDKQKWLELLQERQKEICLEKNLHNIGKTFTCLVEKRVAHDKLLARTEGNVRVHFQGSDDMIGSFVQLCIQETGPVNMVGVLV; encoded by the coding sequence GGCTGTAAAGAGGTGCAAAACGAAGAGCAAGCCGACCTTGCTATTGTCAATACCTGTGCGGTACGTGACAAGGCAGAGCAGAAACTCTTCTCGTACCTTGGTGAGCTTGCCGAGCATAAAAAAGCTCGTGCTTATATGAAAATTGGGGTAATTGGATGTGTTGCCAGTTATAAGAAAAAAGAGATTTACCAGCGCTTTGACCTCGTTAACTTTGTGTATGGGGCTCGTGAAGAGTATGACACTCTGAAGGCATATTTGATGGATGCCGTCGTGAATCTTGAAACAACCAAGCAAATGTTTCAGAGCGCCCCTGATTTAAATGTTAAATCGGGTGGTCAAGATCGCGATGTTAAAAAAGTGGTACAGTTTAAAAAATTATTAAGTACACCTCGTTTTGTATCGTTGGGCCTTAAGAAAGCTGAAAAGAAAATTGCGGACAAACCGGGTGCTGAAAAGCCTTTAGAAGTAAACCGTTCATACGTGAATATTATGACCGGGTGTAATAAAGCATGTGCATATTGCATTGTTCCATTTACACGTGGTGGCGAGGTGAGTTATCCAATGGCTCAAATTTTGGACCGTGTTGCTCATGATATTGCCAACGGCGCTAAAGAAATTACGCTTATTGGTCAAAATGTTAATTCTTATATCGATCCAGAAACAGGCCATAAATTTCCAGAACTCATGCGACGTGTAGCAGCAATTGAGGGACAATTTTGGGTTCGATGGATCAGTCCTCATCCTCAAGATATGACGCGAGAACTTTTTGAAGTAATTGCTCAGCATCGCGATAAGCTTCCTGGGTATGTCCATTTTCCTGTACAATCGGGATCAGATCGCATTCTTGATTTGATGAAGCGTAACTATACAGCAGCACAGTATCTTGAGCAGATTGGCTGGATTCGTGAGCTGCTTCCTGGTGCAACAATTTCAACAGATATTATTGTTGGATTTCCAGGAGAGACTGAAGAGGATTACCTGGCTACGCGTGAATTGATGGAAAAAGTTAAGTACGATTTAGTTTATTCTTTCATTTACTCACCACGGAAATATACGCGTGCTGCAAATATGGAAGATACAAGTACCTATCAAGATAAACAAAAATGGCTTGAATTGTTGCAAGAACGCCAAAAAGAGATCTGTTTAGAAAAAAATTTACACAATATTGGAAAAACTTTTACATGTTTAGTTGAAAAACGTGTCGCACATGATAAACTTCTAGCAAGAACTGAAGGTAACGTTCGCGTACACTTTCAAGGATCTGACGATATGATTGGAAGTTTTGTTCAATTGTGTATACAAGAAACAGGTCCCGTTAATATGGTTGGTGTTCTTGTTTAG